One window of Campylobacter avium LMG 24591 genomic DNA carries:
- the fliW gene encoding flagellar assembly protein FliW, translated as MKLNVKCPILGFEDTKTVEFSNIDDIFSKVQSLDGNEFTFILIDSQLIRPGYDFDIPLYYQELLNLNKDSKRQAFIIVALHEQDINDSRLNFLAPVLVNWDTNSMVQIILDPNSYPDYFQAEKISNYMKKDKDESKEQK; from the coding sequence ATGAAGTTGAATGTAAAGTGTCCGATTTTGGGATTTGAAGATACGAAAACTGTTGAGTTTTCTAACATCGATGATATATTTTCAAAGGTTCAAAGCTTAGATGGTAATGAATTTACCTTTATACTAATCGATTCTCAGTTGATTAGGCCGGGTTATGATTTTGACATACCTCTTTATTATCAAGAGCTGCTTAACTTAAATAAAGACTCAAAAAGACAAGCCTTTATTATAGTTGCTTTGCACGAGCAAGATATCAACGACTCAAGGCTAAATTTCTTAGCTCCTGTTTTAGTAAATTGGGATACAAATTCTATGGTTCAAATCATATTGGACCCTAATTCTTACCCAGATTATTTTCAGGCTGAAAAAATTTCAAATTATATGAAAAAAGACAAAGATGAGAGCAAAGAACAAAAGTGA
- a CDS encoding pyrroline-5-carboxylate reductase, producing MRAKNKSEIYILGNGAMAKALALALKDDYELYVVARNTSNLSFFKQNNIKTMFYDEFDMSGKTVILAFKPYVLKLMKDSLQARARIVISVLAGISLDELSVLNADNIVRIMPNIAAKYKASTTTFIRQNELYKDEILELIQSFGDAFELEKEELFDAAMVISGCAPAFLSIIAESMANAALCEGLTNKLSYDLVKSLFKGYHNLLSNEHPALIKEQICSPAGVTIKGVKALEEEGVRAAFFKAFAASLGK from the coding sequence ATGAGAGCAAAGAACAAAAGTGAAATTTACATCTTAGGAAACGGTGCTATGGCTAAGGCTTTAGCTTTAGCACTTAAAGATGATTATGAACTTTATGTAGTCGCAAGAAACACTAGTAATCTTTCTTTTTTCAAGCAAAATAATATCAAGACCATGTTTTATGATGAGTTTGATATGAGTGGCAAGACTGTGATTTTAGCTTTCAAGCCTTATGTTTTAAAGCTTATGAAAGATAGCTTACAAGCTAGGGCTAGGATTGTGATTTCAGTTTTAGCCGGTATAAGCTTAGATGAACTTAGTGTTTTAAACGCTGATAATATAGTAAGAATTATGCCAAATATAGCCGCTAAATACAAAGCTTCAACAACCACATTTATAAGACAAAATGAGCTTTATAAGGATGAAATTTTAGAGCTTATACAAAGTTTTGGCGATGCTTTTGAGCTTGAAAAAGAAGAGCTGTTTGACGCTGCGATGGTGATTAGCGGTTGTGCACCGGCCTTTTTGTCAATAATAGCTGAAAGTATGGCAAATGCTGCTTTGTGCGAGGGTCTTACAAATAAACTTAGTTACGACCTGGTTAAATCTCTTTTTAAAGGCTATCATAATCTCTTAAGCAATGAACATCCAGCCTTGATAAAAGAGCAAATTTGCTCACCTGCTGGAGTTACCATAAAAGGCGTTAAGGCTTTGGAGGAAGAGGGCGTAAGGGCTGCGTTTTTTAAGGCTTTTGCTGCGTCTTTGGGAAAATGA
- a CDS encoding copper resistance protein CopD, whose product MQVMYPYFLTLHLLCAIVFIGFVFTDVFLLSVLKRSLGEKADELFAPMMKRAIKIVPLCLLLLVLSGGAMMSTYLNSELGFFNTPLQKLLMIKILLALLIVFLVLNALVFRLILKRENPIRITHHIILFLSLLIVILAKMAFFV is encoded by the coding sequence ATGCAAGTTATGTACCCTTACTTTTTAACGCTTCATCTGCTTTGTGCCATAGTATTTATAGGCTTTGTATTTACTGATGTCTTTTTGCTTTCTGTGCTTAAAAGATCCTTAGGAGAAAAGGCAGATGAACTTTTTGCTCCTATGATGAAAAGAGCTATTAAGATAGTGCCTCTATGCCTTTTACTTTTGGTTTTAAGCGGGGGAGCTATGATGAGTACTTATTTAAATTCAGAGCTTGGCTTTTTTAACACACCTTTACAAAAGCTTTTGATGATAAAGATACTTTTAGCTCTACTTATAGTCTTTTTAGTTCTAAATGCTCTTGTGTTTAGGCTCATACTAAAAAGAGAAAATCCTATAAGAATAACTCATCATATAATCTTATTTTTAAGCCTTTTAATAGTCATCCTAGCAAAGATGGCCTTTTTTGTATAA
- a CDS encoding NAD(P)/FAD-dependent oxidoreductase, with translation MKKSILIVGGSISGLSAALFFGSAKNKDLDFDITIVDDNKADISAVAVYNVPLFPKAIQGKEILEKTREQIAEFLTVNYVDDTVLEISGEKGAFISKTKDKEFKSDYIILATGASRFDIKGLGDIVTDHKLMNKPNKICLKHSGRQMVKDGIYVAGLASGVTTMIACAMGSGVEAACAILSDINGAVSIVHDTPTSR, from the coding sequence ATGAAAAAATCAATACTCATAGTTGGCGGAAGCATATCAGGTCTTAGTGCTGCACTTTTTTTTGGCTCTGCTAAAAATAAAGATCTTGACTTTGACATAACTATAGTTGATGATAATAAAGCTGATATAAGTGCTGTTGCAGTTTATAATGTGCCTTTATTTCCAAAAGCCATACAAGGAAAAGAAATTTTAGAAAAAACAAGAGAGCAAATCGCTGAATTTTTAACAGTAAATTATGTAGATGATACTGTGCTTGAGATAAGCGGAGAAAAAGGAGCTTTCATAAGCAAGACAAAGGATAAGGAATTTAAATCAGATTACATAATACTAGCAACCGGTGCTTCAAGATTTGATATAAAAGGGCTTGGCGACATAGTAACAGACCATAAGCTTATGAATAAGCCAAATAAAATTTGCCTAAAGCACAGCGGCAGACAAATGGTAAAAGATGGAATTTATGTAGCTGGACTTGCTTCTGGAGTAACTACTATGATAGCTTGTGCTATGGGAAGTGGCGTTGAAGCAGCTTGTGCCATACTTAGCGATATAAACGGTGCTGTAAGCATAGTTCACGACACTCCTACTTCAAGGTAA
- a CDS encoding ATP-dependent Clp protease ATP-binding subunit encodes MANIQDYLTTSMLEALESAASLAIHSKNNEISSLHILWALSLDSTSLLNQVLNKKNISKDALELEIKSKISNLATSSNVSKDNIRISNELLKDLENARALMSANADSYLSVDTFLISQLQNNKEYKELLSKFIDLMDFKKELENIRAGKKIDSKSADESFDALNKFGVDLTQKARENKLEPIIGREEEIQRLMQILIRKTKNNPILLGEPGVGKTAIVEALAQRIVKKDVPKSLQNKKIIALDMSALIAGAKYRGEFEDRLKAVVNEAIQSENVVLFIDEIHTIVGAGASEGSMDAANILKPALARGELHTVGATTLKEYRKYFEKDAALQRRFQPITVAEPNVNEALAMLRGIKEKLEIHHNVSITDSALVAAAKLSKRYISDRFLPDKAIDLIDEAAAELKMQIESEPSSLRKARKEIETLEVENEALKMEDKEKNEKRLNEIAKELSDLKEKQVNLNAKFESEKAVFNEINSKKKDIDSLKNEANLAKSKGEFQKVAEIEYGQIPSIEKELKSLEDKWQKMSEEGVLLKNQVDEDLVASILSKWTGISVQKMLTSEKQKFLEVEKHLKESVVGQEKAISALARAIKRNKAGLNDEKKPIGSFLFLGPTGVGKTQSAKALAKFLFDDEKALIRFDMSEFMEKHSVSRLLGAPPGYVGHEEGGELTEAVRRKPYSVLLFDEVEKAHKDVFNVLLGILDDGRATDSKGVTVDFKNTIIILTSNIASNAIMNLKGKEQEEAIKNELKNFFKPEFLNRLDDIITFNPLGKDEAYEIVKLLFKDLQKSLENKGIKAELSEDAALLIANEGFDVDFGARPLKRAIYDMIEDKLSDMILADELKLDDEIVIDAKDKEIIIKKKN; translated from the coding sequence ATGGCAAATATACAAGATTACCTAACCACTTCTATGCTAGAAGCTTTGGAAAGTGCGGCTTCTTTAGCTATACATTCAAAAAATAATGAAATATCTTCTTTACACATATTATGGGCTTTAAGCCTTGATAGCACGAGCTTATTAAATCAAGTTTTAAATAAAAAAAATATCTCAAAAGATGCCCTAGAGCTAGAAATAAAAAGCAAAATTTCAAATCTTGCCACAAGCTCAAATGTAAGCAAGGATAATATTAGAATTTCAAATGAGCTTTTAAAGGATTTAGAAAATGCTAGGGCTTTGATGAGTGCAAACGCAGATTCTTATCTATCAGTTGATACCTTTTTAATATCTCAACTTCAAAACAACAAAGAGTATAAAGAGCTTTTAAGCAAATTTATAGACTTAATGGACTTTAAAAAAGAGCTTGAAAACATAAGAGCTGGTAAAAAAATAGATAGCAAAAGTGCCGATGAAAGCTTTGATGCCTTGAATAAATTTGGAGTTGATTTAACACAAAAAGCTAGGGAAAATAAACTAGAACCCATCATAGGCAGAGAAGAAGAAATTCAAAGGCTTATGCAAATTTTGATAAGAAAAACAAAGAATAATCCTATACTTTTAGGAGAGCCAGGAGTTGGAAAAACAGCTATCGTTGAAGCCCTAGCACAAAGGATAGTAAAAAAAGATGTGCCAAAATCCTTGCAAAATAAAAAAATAATAGCCCTTGATATGAGTGCCTTAATAGCCGGTGCAAAGTATAGGGGCGAATTTGAGGATAGATTAAAAGCTGTGGTAAATGAGGCTATACAAAGTGAAAATGTAGTGCTTTTCATAGATGAAATTCACACCATAGTTGGAGCTGGAGCCAGCGAGGGCTCAATGGATGCTGCAAATATCTTAAAACCAGCTCTTGCAAGAGGAGAGCTTCACACCGTAGGAGCTACAACGCTTAAAGAATACAGAAAATATTTTGAAAAAGATGCAGCTTTACAAAGAAGATTTCAGCCTATAACTGTTGCTGAGCCAAATGTAAATGAGGCCTTAGCTATGCTAAGAGGCATAAAAGAAAAGCTTGAAATTCATCACAATGTAAGCATTACAGATAGTGCCCTAGTCGCAGCTGCAAAGCTTTCAAAAAGGTATATAAGTGATAGATTTTTACCTGATAAGGCCATTGATTTAATAGATGAGGCAGCAGCTGAGCTTAAAATGCAAATAGAAAGTGAGCCAAGCTCTTTAAGAAAGGCAAGAAAAGAGATAGAGACCTTAGAGGTTGAAAATGAAGCCTTGAAAATGGAAGATAAGGAAAAAAATGAAAAAAGATTAAATGAAATTGCTAAAGAACTTAGCGATTTAAAGGAAAAACAAGTAAATTTAAATGCTAAATTTGAAAGCGAAAAGGCTGTATTTAATGAGATAAATTCAAAGAAAAAAGATATAGATAGCCTTAAAAATGAGGCAAATTTAGCAAAAAGCAAGGGCGAGTTTCAAAAGGTTGCTGAGATAGAATACGGACAAATTCCAAGCATAGAAAAAGAGCTAAAAAGCCTAGAGGATAAGTGGCAAAAAATGAGTGAGGAAGGAGTTTTGCTTAAAAATCAAGTGGATGAGGATTTAGTAGCCTCCATACTTAGCAAATGGACAGGAATTTCAGTGCAAAAAATGCTAACTTCAGAAAAGCAAAAATTCCTAGAAGTTGAAAAACATCTAAAAGAAAGCGTAGTGGGTCAAGAAAAGGCTATATCAGCACTTGCAAGGGCTATTAAAAGAAACAAGGCTGGATTAAATGATGAGAAAAAACCTATAGGCAGCTTTTTATTCTTAGGACCTACCGGGGTTGGAAAAACGCAGTCTGCTAAGGCTTTAGCTAAGTTTTTATTTGATGATGAAAAGGCTTTGATAAGATTTGATATGAGTGAATTTATGGAAAAGCATAGCGTATCAAGGCTTTTAGGAGCACCTCCGGGCTATGTAGGACACGAAGAAGGCGGCGAACTTACAGAAGCAGTTAGAAGAAAGCCTTATTCAGTGCTTTTGTTTGATGAGGTGGAAAAAGCTCACAAAGATGTTTTTAATGTGCTTTTAGGAATTTTAGATGATGGCAGGGCAACTGATAGCAAGGGGGTTACGGTTGATTTTAAAAACACTATCATCATCCTAACCTCAAACATAGCCTCAAATGCCATTATGAACCTAAAGGGTAAAGAACAAGAAGAAGCCATAAAAAACGAGCTTAAAAACTTTTTTAAGCCGGAGTTTTTAAACCGCTTAGATGATATTATTACCTTTAATCCTTTGGGCAAGGATGAGGCTTATGAGATAGTTAAGCTTTTATTTAAAGACTTGCAAAAATCGCTTGAAAACAAGGGTATAAAAGCTGAGCTTAGCGAGGATGCTGCGCTTTTAATAGCAAATGAGGGCTTTGATGTGGATTTTGGTGCTAGACCTTTAAAAAGAGCCATTTATGATATGATAGAGGATAAGCTTAGCGATATGATCTTAGCTGATGAGCTAAAACTAGACGATGAGATAGTAATAGACGCTAAGGATAAGGAAATCATCATCAAAAAGAAAAATTAA
- a CDS encoding metal-sensing transcriptional repressor yields the protein MQADKKNAHSHGHDRAMINRLSKSIGHLESIKRMIENGRDCSEVVVQLAAVRGEISSTAKAILKEHLSHCILQALEDKNEKKIDEFKKAMDAFLKY from the coding sequence ATGCAAGCAGATAAGAAAAATGCCCACTCTCACGGGCACGACAGAGCTATGATAAACAGACTAAGTAAGAGCATAGGGCATTTAGAATCTATAAAAAGGATGATAGAAAATGGCAGGGATTGTAGTGAAGTGGTGGTGCAACTAGCCGCGGTAAGAGGAGAAATTTCAAGCACGGCTAAGGCTATATTAAAAGAGCATTTAAGCCACTGTATCTTACAAGCCTTAGAGGATAAAAATGAAAAAAAGATAGATGAATTTAAAAAGGCTATGGATGCTTTTTTAAAATATTAA
- a CDS encoding ATP-dependent DNA helicase yields the protein MAAKKIKELLKTNNVFLSGGAGVGKSYTTKLIKDDYIKEGKIVVSLGTTAISAINIKGQTVHSFFAFGLCSNLEELGIFDKKQRKKLKKLDKKIKEIDLLIIDEISMLSSNLLEMIRLRLLEYKGKILFVGDFFQLPPVVKNENTKNIFIESHYAFSSPAWQSLNLKNVLLSVPKRTSDKKFYENLSKLRNTKLDDETAEYFSNFLLKDVSLDDLDDFSILCAINKKADYINERKLAMIEGEFIELVAKEDMKDLSYEQYQKWVNTLTVPKKLKIKIGAKIIFCTNKYEDGDTYYNGEQGVILDIFEKKGETVLEIQKTNSKIIHLKAFTFNLLDFTQEDDTVLASFTQFPIKPAYAITIHKSQGMSIEKLACDIDDIFEKGQLYVALSRATNPQNLILFYSKAYNFRKHFESVLKFDKLVVDFYKKNEFIMLEENI from the coding sequence TTGGCTGCTAAAAAAATCAAAGAGCTATTAAAAACTAACAATGTCTTTTTAAGTGGGGGTGCTGGGGTTGGCAAATCCTACACTACAAAGCTTATAAAGGATGACTATATAAAAGAAGGCAAAATAGTTGTAAGTCTTGGCACAACCGCCATTTCAGCTATAAATATCAAAGGACAAACAGTGCACAGCTTCTTTGCCTTTGGGCTTTGCTCGAATTTAGAAGAATTGGGAATTTTTGATAAAAAGCAAAGAAAAAAGCTTAAAAAACTTGATAAAAAAATCAAAGAAATAGACCTGCTAATCATAGATGAAATTTCAATGCTAAGCTCAAATTTGCTTGAGATGATAAGGCTTAGGTTGCTTGAGTATAAGGGCAAGATTTTATTTGTGGGTGATTTTTTTCAGCTACCTCCTGTAGTGAAAAATGAGAATACAAAAAATATATTTATAGAGTCTCATTACGCCTTTTCTTCGCCTGCCTGGCAAAGTTTAAATTTAAAAAATGTGCTTTTAAGCGTTCCTAAAAGAACAAGTGATAAAAAATTTTACGAAAATCTATCAAAGCTAAGAAACACAAAGCTTGATGATGAAACCGCTGAGTATTTTTCTAATTTTTTGTTAAAAGATGTTAGTTTGGATGATTTGGACGATTTTAGCATACTTTGTGCGATAAATAAAAAGGCTGATTATATCAATGAAAGAAAATTAGCAATGATTGAAGGCGAATTTATAGAACTTGTTGCAAAAGAGGATATGAAAGACTTAAGCTATGAGCAGTATCAAAAATGGGTAAATACCCTAACCGTGCCTAAAAAACTAAAGATAAAAATCGGTGCTAAGATTATTTTTTGTACTAATAAATACGAAGATGGTGACACTTACTACAACGGCGAACAAGGAGTTATTTTAGATATTTTTGAAAAAAAGGGCGAAACCGTGCTTGAAATTCAAAAAACAAATTCTAAGATAATCCATCTAAAAGCCTTTACCTTTAACCTGCTTGATTTTACGCAAGAAGATGACACTGTTTTAGCCTCATTTACGCAGTTTCCCATAAAACCAGCCTATGCTATAACCATACACAAATCACAAGGCATGAGCATAGAAAAACTAGCCTGTGATATAGATGATATATTTGAAAAAGGGCAGCTTTATGTGGCTTTATCAAGAGCTACTAATCCACAAAATTTAATCTTGTTTTATTCAAAAGCTTATAATTTTAGAAAACATTTTGAAAGCGTTTTGAAATTTGATAAACTTGTTGTTGATTTTTATAAAAAAAATGAATTTATAATGCTAGAAGAAAATATCTAA
- a CDS encoding SH3 domain-containing C40 family peptidase, protein MRVFVFIFALFFISCSSKVENLNSKYADLKFKQDINSLVFFDEKISQSASSYKAKFFTPWHSKLSKKSYKQKDIFWSFALYLSDRKYYFFNKQEISKSYFKKLIDNANVKDFLSLKKKAIITKTSNLKNLPSKTAILLNPFKEGEGLPFDYSLDSVLNIGSPVLISHFTKDKEFAFVLAESGFGFVEARNLELFTEQRAKTYEKLNFITPIKERFPVLSLDNNFAFELRVGAIYPYYAFENGHYIGKIGDLKYKIPSYAVSAFPLSLNDKNLKMQLKELFARPYGWGGYDFERDCSLFIRDLFASFGFYLPRNSYAQSLALKRFDISKLSNLQKQDFIKKYAKPYTTLLYLRGHIMLYAGVLKGENVALHSIWGIRTKDDKRLLVGKSALTTLDVGKESSEVDEKDLILSRLSAISFLSLSENELLRINEALEKYH, encoded by the coding sequence ATGAGAGTGTTTGTTTTTATATTTGCTTTATTTTTTATATCTTGTTCATCTAAAGTAGAGAATTTAAACTCAAAATATGCTGATTTAAAATTCAAGCAAGACATAAATAGCTTAGTTTTTTTTGATGAAAAGATAAGTCAAAGTGCAAGTTCTTACAAGGCTAAGTTTTTTACTCCTTGGCATAGCAAGCTAAGCAAAAAAAGCTATAAGCAAAAGGATATTTTTTGGTCCTTTGCCCTTTACTTAAGTGATAGGAAGTATTATTTTTTTAACAAACAAGAAATAAGCAAGTCTTATTTTAAAAAACTTATAGACAATGCAAATGTAAAAGATTTTTTAAGCTTAAAGAAAAAGGCTATCATAACAAAAACTTCAAATTTAAAAAATCTACCAAGCAAAACAGCCATACTTTTAAATCCTTTCAAAGAGGGCGAGGGTTTGCCCTTTGATTATTCCTTAGACTCTGTTTTAAACATAGGTTCGCCTGTTTTAATATCTCATTTTACTAAGGATAAAGAATTTGCCTTTGTCTTAGCTGAAAGTGGTTTTGGCTTTGTGGAGGCTAGAAATTTAGAGCTTTTTACAGAGCAAAGGGCAAAAACTTATGAAAAGTTAAACTTTATTACTCCTATAAAGGAGAGATTTCCGGTTTTATCCTTGGATAATAACTTTGCCTTCGAGCTAAGAGTAGGTGCGATTTATCCATACTATGCCTTTGAAAATGGACATTATATAGGTAAAATTGGGGATTTAAAATACAAAATTCCAAGTTATGCGGTTTCTGCTTTTCCTCTTTCTTTAAACGATAAAAATTTAAAAATGCAGTTAAAGGAGCTTTTTGCTAGACCTTATGGCTGGGGCGGATATGATTTTGAAAGGGATTGTTCTTTATTTATCAGGGATTTGTTTGCTTCTTTTGGCTTTTATTTGCCTAGAAATTCTTACGCACAAAGTCTTGCCTTAAAAAGATTTGATATAAGCAAGTTAAGCAATTTACAAAAGCAAGATTTTATAAAAAAATACGCTAAGCCTTATACCACTTTGCTTTATCTAAGAGGGCATATAATGCTTTATGCTGGTGTTTTAAAGGGTGAAAATGTAGCCTTACATAGCATTTGGGGCATAAGAACAAAGGATGATAAAAGGCTTTTAGTGGGAAAGAGTGCCCTTACCACTCTTGATGTGGGAAAAGAATCAAGCGAGGTTGATGAAAAAGACTTGATTTTAAGCAGATTAAGTGCAATTTCTTTTTTATCTTTAAGCGAAAATGAGCTTTTGCGTATAAATGAAGCCTTAGAAAAATACCATTGA
- the cmoB gene encoding tRNA 5-methoxyuridine(34)/uridine 5-oxyacetic acid(34) synthase CmoB: protein MNEQEKKLLMQINELKKELNEAKFSLDKSVNLNFKKDFDERVKDLALKLKPWRKGPFRLNELFIDSEWQSFMKFEILKPFMSEIENKIVADVGCNNGYYMFKMLEFKPKKLIGFDPSVRCFLQFSLINALAKKDINFELLGVQDLPSYEFKFDVIFCLGVLYHRQDPIKMLKELKASLNKNGVVFLDTMYIEDDKEVALVPRSTYSRISNIYFVPSILALRNWCERAGFKSFEVLHKNKTTKEEQRKTQWIDGFSLEDFLDEKDENLSFEGYDAPKRVYVKLKI, encoded by the coding sequence ATGAACGAACAAGAAAAAAAACTTTTAATGCAAATAAATGAACTTAAAAAAGAGCTAAACGAAGCTAAATTTAGCTTGGATAAATCTGTAAATTTAAACTTTAAAAAAGACTTTGATGAGAGGGTAAAAGATTTGGCCTTAAAGCTAAAACCTTGGAGAAAGGGACCCTTTAGACTAAATGAACTTTTCATAGATAGCGAGTGGCAAAGCTTTATGAAATTTGAAATTTTAAAGCCCTTTATGAGTGAGATTGAAAATAAGATAGTAGCTGATGTGGGTTGTAATAATGGATATTATATGTTTAAGATGCTTGAATTTAAGCCTAAAAAACTCATAGGCTTTGATCCTAGTGTGAGATGTTTTTTACAATTTAGCCTTATAAATGCTCTAGCAAAAAAGGATATTAACTTTGAGCTTTTAGGAGTGCAGGATTTGCCTAGTTATGAGTTTAAATTTGATGTAATATTTTGTCTTGGAGTGCTTTATCACAGGCAAGATCCTATAAAAATGCTAAAGGAGCTAAAAGCTTCATTAAATAAAAATGGAGTGGTATTTTTAGATACTATGTATATAGAAGATGATAAAGAGGTCGCACTTGTGCCTAGATCTACTTACTCAAGGATTTCAAATATTTATTTTGTGCCCTCTATCCTAGCACTTAGAAACTGGTGTGAAAGGGCTGGATTTAAAAGCTTTGAAGTGCTACATAAAAACAAAACCACAAAAGAAGAGCAAAGAAAAACGCAGTGGATAGATGGCTTTTCGCTTGAGGATTTTTTGGATGAAAAGGATGAGAATTTAAGCTTTGAGGGCTATGACGCACCAAAAAGAGTATATGTTAAACTTAAAATTTAG
- a CDS encoding M16 family metallopeptidase: protein MLDFIKYKGFKLPMIYEEDKSLPIVYVKLLFKNSGRAYDDVAGLSSMFARLLNEGCDDNFFKELELRAINLSASSDFESFELSISCLKENLDFALKALKNLLYKPRFDEKLLNLLKLTALGELSSRNSDYDYLAKRLLDKTVYPYDEFSSSNDGDELSIQKISLKELKDFHKKNLCLENLILSFGGDIKKEQFKDSICVVLDELNTASSTKEKSFAFVNSRDVFESKKQSKQAYIYFATPFELDFTDKGYHLAKIALFVLGAGGFGSRIMEEVRVKRGLAYSAYARLDCHRTYKRVFGYLQTKNENAALAKDLIKEILATFIKDGISEYELTQAKNFLLGSSCLHYESLAKRLDVALSEFYKGLKIGHLKEELKLIEKTNLKDLNSFLKEQEKLSKVVFASVLNAN from the coding sequence ATGCTTGATTTTATCAAATACAAAGGCTTTAAGCTTCCTATGATTTACGAGGAGGATAAGAGCTTACCTATAGTTTATGTGAAATTACTTTTTAAAAATAGCGGTCGTGCCTATGATGATGTAGCAGGCCTTTCCTCGATGTTTGCAAGGCTTTTAAATGAAGGTTGTGATGATAATTTTTTCAAAGAACTTGAGCTTAGAGCGATAAATTTAAGTGCAAGCTCTGATTTTGAAAGTTTTGAGCTTAGTATATCTTGCTTGAAAGAAAATTTGGACTTTGCTTTAAAAGCTCTTAAAAATTTGCTTTACAAACCTCGCTTTGATGAAAAGCTTTTAAATCTTTTAAAACTTACAGCCCTTGGGGAGTTAAGCAGTAGAAATAGCGACTATGACTATCTGGCAAAAAGGCTTTTGGATAAAACCGTGTATCCTTACGATGAATTTTCATCCTCAAATGATGGCGATGAGTTAAGCATTCAAAAGATTTCTTTAAAAGAGCTTAAAGATTTTCATAAAAAAAATTTGTGTTTAGAAAATTTGATTTTAAGCTTTGGTGGCGATATAAAAAAAGAACAGTTCAAAGATAGCATTTGCGTTGTTTTAGATGAGTTAAACACGGCTTCTAGTACAAAAGAAAAGAGTTTTGCTTTTGTAAATTCTAGGGATGTTTTTGAAAGCAAAAAGCAAAGCAAGCAAGCCTACATCTACTTTGCCACGCCTTTTGAGCTGGATTTTACAGATAAAGGCTATCATCTTGCAAAGATAGCCTTGTTTGTGCTTGGTGCAGGTGGCTTTGGCTCTAGGATTATGGAAGAGGTACGCGTAAAAAGAGGCCTTGCTTATAGTGCTTATGCTAGGCTTGATTGTCATAGAACTTATAAAAGGGTCTTTGGTTATTTGCAAACAAAAAATGAAAATGCCGCTTTGGCCAAGGATTTGATAAAAGAAATTTTAGCTACTTTTATAAAAGATGGCATTAGCGAATATGAGCTTACGCAGGCAAAGAATTTCTTGCTAGGCTCGTCTTGCTTGCATTATGAAAGTCTTGCAAAAAGGCTAGATGTGGCCTTAAGCGAATTTTACAAAGGTCTTAAAATAGGCCATTTAAAAGAAGAATTAAAACTCATAGAAAAAACAAATTTAAAGGATTTAAATTCCTTTTTAAAAGAGCAAGAAAAGTTAAGTAAAGTAGTTTTTGCAAGTGTTTTGAATGCAAATTGA